From one Triticum urartu cultivar G1812 chromosome 3, Tu2.1, whole genome shotgun sequence genomic stretch:
- the LOC125545838 gene encoding uncharacterized protein LOC125545838 — protein MTAAGPGAGPGAEAQMGKDRDVVRLERESVIPVMKPKLIMKLAYLIEHENDREEFLKLCKRVEYTIRAWYHLQFDDMMELYALFDPVQGAKKLQQQNFSSEEIDTLEQNFLTYFFQVMQKSNFNILSDDEVELAHSGQYLLNLPIKVDEAKLDNKLLSKYFKEHHHDNLPEFCDKYVIFRRGIGLDRTSDFFFMEKVDMVITRTWRWLLQKTRLQRLFLRKKKVKPVIDSKKDDDLVGEGDDKELYVERIRLETMKLSLRNLIGKVTIQEPTFEEVIVLYRKKSPKGQDDRAIQVKHFKNIPMADMELVLPEKKNPSLTPMDWVQFIVSVVIGLVTLVGSLEMPKADFWVVIAILSALAGYCAKIYFSFQQNMATYQNLITQSMYDKQLDSGKGTLLHLCDDVIQQEIKEVIIAYYILMENGKATVEDLDLQCEELIQEEFGLQCNFEVMDALQKLERFGIVTRDSIGRIVCVPLKRSNEIIGATTEELVMKARQS, from the exons ATGACGGCGGCGGGGCCGGGAGCGGGGCCGGGGGCGGAGGCCCAGATGGGGAAGGACAGGGACGTGGTGCGGCTGGAGCGCGAGTCGGTGATCCCCGTCATGAAGCCCAAGCTCATCATGAAGCTCGCCTACCTCATTG AGCACGAAAACGACAGGGAAGAATTCCTGAAGCTCTGCAAGAGGGTGGAGTACACCATCAGAGCTTGGTATCATCTCCAGTTTGATGATATGATG GAGCTGTATGCTCTCTTCGACCCTGTGCAGGGTGCCAAAAAACTGCAGCAGCAGAACTTCTCGTCCGAGGAAATCGATACACTCGAGCAGAACTTCCTGACCTATTTCTTTCAG GTGATGCAAAAAAGCAATTTCAACATATTATCTGACGATGAGGTTGAGCTTGCTCATTCTGGACAATACCTATTGAATCTTCCAATTAAAGTTGACGAAGCAAAG TTAGATAACAAACTTTTGTCGAAGTATTTCAAGGAGCACCATCATGACAACCTACCTGAGTTCTGTGATAAG TACGTCATATTTCGGAGGGGCATAGGACTGGACCGCACTAGCGATTTTTTCTTCATGGAGAAAGTGGACATGGTCATAACTCGTACATGGCGATGGCTGTTACAGAAGACGAG ACTGCAAAGGCTCTTCTTGAGAAAGAAAAAGGTCAAGCCAGTGATAGATTCCAAGAAAGATGATGATCTAGTTGGTGAAGGGGACGACAAGGAGCTATACGTTGAACGTATACGACTTGAAACAATGAAATTGAG CCTGCGCAATTTAATTGGCAAGGTTACAATTCAGGAGCCTACATTTGAAGAGGTGATTGTCTTGTACAG GAAGAAAAGCCCGAAGGGCCAGGATGATAGAGCAATTCAGGTTAAACACTTCAAAAATATTCCGATGGCAGATATGGAGTTGGTTCTG CCTGAGAAGAAAAACCCGAGCCTCACGCCAATGGACTGGGTTCAGTTCATTGTTTCTGTTGTTATTGGGCTT GTTACACTCGTCGGTTCACTCGAAATGCCTAAAGCTGATTTCTGGGTTGTGATTGCCATCCTTTCTGCTCTGGCTGGATATTGTGCTAAGATCTATTTCTC GTTTCAACAGAACATGGCAACCTATCAAAACCTAATCACTCAGTCAATGTATGACAAACAACTAGATAGTGGGAAAGGCACACTTCTGCACCTCTGTGATGATGTGATTCAGCAGGAA ATCAAGGAGGTCATAATCGCATACTATATATTGATGGAAAACGGAAAAGCTACTGTTGAG GATCTTGATTTGCAATGCGAGGAGCTAATCCAGGAAGAGTTTGGTTTGCAATGTAATTTTGAGGTGATGGATGCTCTTCAAAAGTTAGAGAGATTTGGTATTGTTACAAGA GATTCTATAGGAAGAATTGTTTGCGTTCCTCTAAAGCGATCCAATGAGATCATTGGTGCTACTACCGAGGAGCTGGTTATGAAAGCAAGACAAAGCTAG
- the LOC125545839 gene encoding serine/threonine-protein kinase-like protein ACR4 isoform X3, translating into MSDILAVALGGAAGGLALVGAITLIVVLCLRHRRRNSDSSESNSSGQALPDMQGARCMTLEELRSATNNFSSSNLVGHGMFGEVYNGLLQDGTIIAVKRRHSPPSQEFLHEVNYLSSIRRHPNLVNLLGYCQDNGMQMLVYQYVPNGSISTHLHGNGHSPTARLEFKQRLAIAHGTAKGLSHLHSMTPPAVHMNFKTANVLVDADFLPKVADTGIRGLLDRLGNAGPPSMIFNDPFVDPRGKESMIFSIQSDVYSFGVFLVELISGRTAASDQGIIEWVRNFQESSEISAIADRRMTSGFTPRGMKELLRLASRCVNPASEDRPSMSLVEAEIHRIREQEIRRTTAMPVGDTTVTLGSQLFTSPR; encoded by the exons ATGTCAGACATTCTTGCAGTAGCTCTAGGAGGGGCTGCAGGAGGTTTGGCATTAGTTGGTGCCATCACACTCATTGTAGTGCTATGCCTACGGCACCGCAGAAGGAATTCAGATTCTTCAGAGAGTAATTCGTCGGGTCAAGCTCTTCCAG ACATGCAAGGAGCAAGATGTATGACACTGGAGGAACTAAGGTCTGCTACAAATAACTTCAGCAGCTCGAATCTCGTCGGACATGGAATGTTCGGAGAGGTATACAACGGTTTGCTCCAGGATGGCACAATTATAGCGGTTAAAAGGCGGCATTCTCCTCCGAGCCAGGAATTTCTTCATGAG GTTAATTACTTATCGTCTATCCGTCGTCATCCCAACCTCGTAAATCTCTTGGGGTATTGCCAGGACAATGGCATGCAGATGCTTGTTTATCAGTATGTCCCCAATGGCAGCATTTCTACGCATTTGCATG GAAATGGCCATTCTCCAACTGCAAGGCTAGAATTCAAGCAGAGACTTGCTATTGCTCATGGAACCGCTAAGG GCCTGAGTCACCTGCATTCCATGACCCCTCCTGCTGTCCACATGAACTTCAAAACTGCTAATGTCCTGGTGGATGCGGATTTCTTACCAAAAGTTGCTGATACTGGCATCCGAGGCCTACTTGATCGACTAGGCAATGCTGGCCCGCCTTCGATGATATTCAATGATCCGTTCGTTGATCCTCG GGGGAAGGAGTCCATGATTTTTTCCATACAAAGTGATGTATACAGTTTTGGTGTGTTCCTTGTGGAGTTGATCAGTGGAAGGACGGCTGCGTCTGATCAAGGCATTATTGAATGG GTTCGGAACTTTCAAGAATCAAGTGAAATCTCTGCAATAGCAGATAGGAGAATGACCAGTGGCTTTACCCCACGAGGCATGAAGGAATTGTTGCGCTTGGCATCGCGGTGCGTGAACCCGGCAAGCGAGGATCGTCCGTCGATGAGCCTGGTGGAAGCCGAGATACACCGGATACGCGAGCAGGAGATCAGGAGGACGACAGCCATGCCAGTGGGCGACACAACTGTGACCCTAGGCAGCCAGCTCTTCACAtcaccaagatga
- the LOC125545839 gene encoding probable serine/threonine-protein kinase PBL7 isoform X1, whose translation MRIQAAGASRFSEAHFGAAPPKLDHYIYLACWFPPAGVGWLCWLSCPLSPLLSSPKPLPLSNHRHLSREEEEEEGTDRGREGEEGDKSITAWLQRLILLLCLQGDDARRPRQSAVALGGAAGGLALVGAITLIVVLCLRHRRRNSDSSESNSSGQALPDMQGARCMTLEELRSATNNFSSSNLVGHGMFGEVYNGLLQDGTIIAVKRRHSPPSQEFLHEVNYLSSIRRHPNLVNLLGYCQDNGMQMLVYQYVPNGSISTHLHGNGHSPTARLEFKQRLAIAHGTAKGLSHLHSMTPPAVHMNFKTANVLVDADFLPKVADTGIRGLLDRLGNAGPPSMIFNDPFVDPRGKESMIFSIQSDVYSFGVFLVELISGRTAASDQGIIEWVRNFQESSEISAIADRRMTSGFTPRGMKELLRLASRCVNPASEDRPSMSLVEAEIHRIREQEIRRTTAMPVGDTTVTLGSQLFTSPR comes from the exons ATGCGAATACAAGCGGCGGGCGCCTCACGTTTTTCCGAGGCACATTTTGGTGCGGCGCCTCCTAAGCTCGACCATTATATATACTTGGCCTGCTGGTTCCCTCCCGCTGGTGTTGGCTGGCTGTGCTGGCTCTCCTGTCCCCTCTCCCCTCTCCTGTCCTCCCCCAAACCCCTCCCCCTTTCCAATCATCGGCACCTGAgcagggaggaggaggaggaagaaggcacaG ACAGGGGCAGGGAGGGAGAAGAAGGGGATAAAAGTATCACGGCATGGCTTCAGCGTTTGATCCTGCTCTTGTGCCTGCAGGGAGATGACGCCAGGAGACCTCGTCAATCTGCAG TAGCTCTAGGAGGGGCTGCAGGAGGTTTGGCATTAGTTGGTGCCATCACACTCATTGTAGTGCTATGCCTACGGCACCGCAGAAGGAATTCAGATTCTTCAGAGAGTAATTCGTCGGGTCAAGCTCTTCCAG ACATGCAAGGAGCAAGATGTATGACACTGGAGGAACTAAGGTCTGCTACAAATAACTTCAGCAGCTCGAATCTCGTCGGACATGGAATGTTCGGAGAGGTATACAACGGTTTGCTCCAGGATGGCACAATTATAGCGGTTAAAAGGCGGCATTCTCCTCCGAGCCAGGAATTTCTTCATGAG GTTAATTACTTATCGTCTATCCGTCGTCATCCCAACCTCGTAAATCTCTTGGGGTATTGCCAGGACAATGGCATGCAGATGCTTGTTTATCAGTATGTCCCCAATGGCAGCATTTCTACGCATTTGCATG GAAATGGCCATTCTCCAACTGCAAGGCTAGAATTCAAGCAGAGACTTGCTATTGCTCATGGAACCGCTAAGG GCCTGAGTCACCTGCATTCCATGACCCCTCCTGCTGTCCACATGAACTTCAAAACTGCTAATGTCCTGGTGGATGCGGATTTCTTACCAAAAGTTGCTGATACTGGCATCCGAGGCCTACTTGATCGACTAGGCAATGCTGGCCCGCCTTCGATGATATTCAATGATCCGTTCGTTGATCCTCG GGGGAAGGAGTCCATGATTTTTTCCATACAAAGTGATGTATACAGTTTTGGTGTGTTCCTTGTGGAGTTGATCAGTGGAAGGACGGCTGCGTCTGATCAAGGCATTATTGAATGG GTTCGGAACTTTCAAGAATCAAGTGAAATCTCTGCAATAGCAGATAGGAGAATGACCAGTGGCTTTACCCCACGAGGCATGAAGGAATTGTTGCGCTTGGCATCGCGGTGCGTGAACCCGGCAAGCGAGGATCGTCCGTCGATGAGCCTGGTGGAAGCCGAGATACACCGGATACGCGAGCAGGAGATCAGGAGGACGACAGCCATGCCAGTGGGCGACACAACTGTGACCCTAGGCAGCCAGCTCTTCACAtcaccaagatga
- the LOC125545839 gene encoding serine/threonine-protein kinase-like protein ACR4 isoform X2, with product MTPGDLVNLQMSDILAVALGGAAGGLALVGAITLIVVLCLRHRRRNSDSSESNSSGQALPDMQGARCMTLEELRSATNNFSSSNLVGHGMFGEVYNGLLQDGTIIAVKRRHSPPSQEFLHEVNYLSSIRRHPNLVNLLGYCQDNGMQMLVYQYVPNGSISTHLHGNGHSPTARLEFKQRLAIAHGTAKGLSHLHSMTPPAVHMNFKTANVLVDADFLPKVADTGIRGLLDRLGNAGPPSMIFNDPFVDPRGKESMIFSIQSDVYSFGVFLVELISGRTAASDQGIIEWVRNFQESSEISAIADRRMTSGFTPRGMKELLRLASRCVNPASEDRPSMSLVEAEIHRIREQEIRRTTAMPVGDTTVTLGSQLFTSPR from the exons ATGACGCCAGGAGACCTCGTCAATCTGCAG ATGTCAGACATTCTTGCAGTAGCTCTAGGAGGGGCTGCAGGAGGTTTGGCATTAGTTGGTGCCATCACACTCATTGTAGTGCTATGCCTACGGCACCGCAGAAGGAATTCAGATTCTTCAGAGAGTAATTCGTCGGGTCAAGCTCTTCCAG ACATGCAAGGAGCAAGATGTATGACACTGGAGGAACTAAGGTCTGCTACAAATAACTTCAGCAGCTCGAATCTCGTCGGACATGGAATGTTCGGAGAGGTATACAACGGTTTGCTCCAGGATGGCACAATTATAGCGGTTAAAAGGCGGCATTCTCCTCCGAGCCAGGAATTTCTTCATGAG GTTAATTACTTATCGTCTATCCGTCGTCATCCCAACCTCGTAAATCTCTTGGGGTATTGCCAGGACAATGGCATGCAGATGCTTGTTTATCAGTATGTCCCCAATGGCAGCATTTCTACGCATTTGCATG GAAATGGCCATTCTCCAACTGCAAGGCTAGAATTCAAGCAGAGACTTGCTATTGCTCATGGAACCGCTAAGG GCCTGAGTCACCTGCATTCCATGACCCCTCCTGCTGTCCACATGAACTTCAAAACTGCTAATGTCCTGGTGGATGCGGATTTCTTACCAAAAGTTGCTGATACTGGCATCCGAGGCCTACTTGATCGACTAGGCAATGCTGGCCCGCCTTCGATGATATTCAATGATCCGTTCGTTGATCCTCG GGGGAAGGAGTCCATGATTTTTTCCATACAAAGTGATGTATACAGTTTTGGTGTGTTCCTTGTGGAGTTGATCAGTGGAAGGACGGCTGCGTCTGATCAAGGCATTATTGAATGG GTTCGGAACTTTCAAGAATCAAGTGAAATCTCTGCAATAGCAGATAGGAGAATGACCAGTGGCTTTACCCCACGAGGCATGAAGGAATTGTTGCGCTTGGCATCGCGGTGCGTGAACCCGGCAAGCGAGGATCGTCCGTCGATGAGCCTGGTGGAAGCCGAGATACACCGGATACGCGAGCAGGAGATCAGGAGGACGACAGCCATGCCAGTGGGCGACACAACTGTGACCCTAGGCAGCCAGCTCTTCACAtcaccaagatga